TACAACCTGCCTGTCAAATAATGATCCTGCCCCACCTAGTATGTATTCCATCGCTTCTGAGGGGGAATAGGACTTTCTATACGGCCTATCCGATATTAATGCATCAAAAACATCTGCTACTGCAGTAATCCTGCTAAACAAATGTATCCCATCATGAGTTTTACCCTCAGGGTAGCCTTCGCCGTTGCACCTTTCATGATGATGAAGAGCTACAGTTGTAGAAGTAGAAGAAAGTTCATTATTCTCCCTTAATATTTCATACCCTTTTCTGCTGTGCTGCTTAACTTTTTCGTATTCTTCTTCTGTCAGATCCCCTTCTTTTTCTAAAATAGAATTTGGCACAGCAGTTTTACCTATATCGTGCAAAAGAGCACCTAAACCAAGCTTGTACAACTGCATCTGATCAAGTTCCATCGATATCCCAACAATAACAGAAATTATTGCTACATTAACACTGTGTTGAAAGGTATAATTGTTGTACATCTTTAGGTCTACCATGTTTACCATTAAGTCTTTATTTTTAATTATCTCTTCAATTAAATTGCTTGTAGTAACTTTAATATACTTTGTATCGTTAGGTGATATGGTTGTTTTTTTCTCAACTTCAGAGAATGTTTCTTTGATATTGTTCACTGATTCTCTTCTAAGTTCTTCATTAACTATATCATTAACTTCTAAGTCCTTTAACGTCTCATCCTGTATATAAACATTACTATATCCTAGCTCTTCTATTTTAGGTATGTATTGTTGTTTTAAAGTAGCTCCTTCTTGTAAAAGTATTGTGCCTTTTTCACTGTATACTGGTTTGGCAAGCATCATTCCTTCTTCAATTTCTTCTATATTTACAAGCCTCATAACGGTCCTCCCTCTACGGGTATTAGACAATGTTCAACAATATAATAATTTCAATATTTTTCTTCAATTTCCTCTAAAATTCGACATAAAAAGATTATTAATTTGCTTAATTGGCAAATTAATAATCCCATACACCTACACTACCTACTATTAAGTTGATTTAAACTTCTACAACAGGATTTTCTACTTCTATATACCTGCTTTTGTCAGTTATTACTAATCTCTCTAGAGTATAAAGTTCTTTTACATCATTAGCATCAATCGAGAATCTGGTTAAATCTCCTTTACTAAGTTTAGTTAAAACAAAAGTCGTTGCCTCGTCAAATAACTTATCGGTGATATAAGCAGGAGTCGGTCTTTGTGCTGTCAAAACAGGTATCATTTTGTAATTACTAAGGTCAGGTAATAGTTCATCTAGTTCCTCTCTAACTTCTTCATTAACCTTCGAGACTACCAGGTCATCAATCAATACAACAATCCAAGGAAGATCTTCATATTCCTTTTGTTCTTTAATTGCTTTTCTCTCTTCTTTTTTTTCTTTTAAATAATCAATTAAACCTAAATCCTGATAAAATATTTTGTCTAAATGCTCTGCTTTTTCAAGTCTCATAAAATCTAGGTTGTTTTTAAACGCACTCCCAATTATCTGAAGTTCTTCAGGGGTATTTTCGATCATCAGCTGCGAGATTAATTCAAGCAAGTAAGTAGTCTTTCCGCTGCCGGCAACTCCACAAACCGTTAATATCTTATCTTTAGTAAGATCTTTTATAATTGGCTTTTCACCTTTGTACCCCAAAACAACGTTTAACATACTCCTCCCCCCTTAAAACTTTAAAATTATATAGATATTATTGAAGAATATTAATTAAAAATAAAAGTACTATAATACGTTTATATCTTTTTTAGCTGAATTTGTCAACACTACAGGGTTAAATTTTTTTAATTTTTAGAATATTGTGAAATGCCTCTCTTTTTCAGCATTCTTTTACTTGGAAAACTTTCGTTTGACATATACTCCAAGGCCTACAATAATTCCAATTATAGCTCCAGCAACCGCCCAAATTAGTATCATCAGGTTAAAAGAAGAAGCAGTACTAATCCTCTCTGTTGTTGTATCGTACTCACTAATATCACCTCTAGCCCTAGAATAGTCTAAAAGCCCTTCCCAGACAGTATAAGCTTTATCACCTGACATAACTTTAGCATCTTCAATATTTTGAATCTTTTCACCTCTAGCATTTTTGGGCTCTATAGAAAGATGGGATAACCTTTCCCCTAGTTCAGGCAAGAATTGCATCACATAAGTATCAGCCGCCACACTATAAAGTCTTGAATCATCTCGTTTTATTTGTTCATAAGCATCTTTATTATACCCACCAATTTGGGGTCCACTTCCAGTATACTTCTCAGCAGTCTGAACCGCTCTAAAAGTGGGCACAGGTATATCCAAAAATGGTATATAAAATAGAACTGCTCTGTCAGGATCATAGCTATATCTAAGCCCAGATGTCTGCATAAACAATGCCTCTCCCATGTATTCATTCAAAAATGGAGTAAGCTCTAACAGAGTATGAATCTCTTTGCCTGTAAGATGAATTAAAACCATCGGATATCCAGGGTTTCTTTCAGGCGTTTTCCCAAGACCAGCTAATCTTGCCATATCATAAATTGAAACCTTATTTTTTGCTTCGCCTGTGTCTCCCGGAATTACATCTCCTCTAATTTGACCATTAGCCTGAAATGCAAAATCCACATCTTCACCAGTCATATCCTTAACAGAAAATCTCATAGCATCGGTAATCAAGTTCCCCATAGGAGTTTCTCTATCTCTTGGTCTACTTCTTATTATATTTTCGCTTCTTGCAACATGCTCAAGGATATCAGTGAATCTTCCATCGGTAATTTCCTCAATCATCTCATTTAATTTTTCTGTATATCTATTAACTTCATTTTTAATCTCTTCATCTTCTTCAACTTCATGATTAACCCGTGTCAGATGACTAACCTCGTATTCTTCATTTCTAATCGTTACTTCATCATTTTCTTTGTTATATCCAAGCATTAACTTCCCTAAAAATTCTCCATGACTGCCTGGTTCAAAAATATAGGTATCATTAACTTTGTCTGGTTGGTGCATAGGTATATGAGTATGACCACCAATGATAATATCTATCCCATCGACTTCTTCGGCAAGCCTATTGTTATATTCACGGCCTGAATGATTAACAGCTACAATAACATCTGCCCCTTCTTTCTTAAGCTTATCTATGTTATCTCTTGCAGCATCATTTACGGGGGTAAATTCTACTGGTTCTGAATCCAAAATAAAGTACTGACCGTCATCACCTAATAAACCTATAAAACCAACTTTGAGCCCATTTGGGAGTTCTTTTAGATAATTCTTTTTTATACCTCTCTCAGACAACGAATGATCTGATGGAATATATGAATTTGTAGCAAGCAATTTGGTCTCATCTTTTTTTTCAGGGTAGCCAGCATTTTTCAGATATTCTGAGATAAACTCCGCTCCAAAATCATATTCATGGTTTCCAAGGGTCACAATATCATAGCCCATCTTCTGCATTAAGTCTAATTCAGGGGCCATATCGCTAAAAGCAAGCCAGCTATATAGGTTTCCGCTGTGAAAATCTCCCGACGAAACCAATAGGACAGGTTCATCTTCGTTTTCTCTTTCTTCTCTAAATTCAGAAATAAGTGTTTTCAGCCTCGCAAAACCTCCTCTGGTGAAATCGTCAATGTCCGGATCATAATTCACAGCAGGAGAGTGTGGTATTAAGGCCGAGTGCTCATCACCAGTATAAAGTATTGAAAAAGTATAATCTTCTTTAGCATAAGATGGCTGCTCTAAAGATAATCCGAATAATAAAGATACTATAAGTGCCAATACTACAGCGGTACTTTTCATAGTCAAATTTTATCCCTCCAATTTAATTACTGTGCATAATGATCAAAGGATTATTATCATCAAAAAATACAATATAAGCTGATAATACGCTATTATTAGACAGGCTGTAGTCGATATTATACAATATATTATGCAATAGATTAAAGGAGGAACCTAAAAACAAATGAAAATAATCAATGCCGGCTTTTATATTGATTTATACAAAGAAAAACTTATAGAAAATGCTGAAATACTCATCGATAAATCAAGTTACAAAGTATTAACTAACAATACACAAAATAATACAAATACAAACTGTTATGAAGCTATTAATCTTTCAAAACTTTACGTTCTCCCGGCCCTAATAGATAGTCATGTTCATTTTGCTTTAAATGGATTACATTTTGAAAATTCCATCTCTCTATGGGACCATCCTGACGAATTAGAAAAAGCTTTGTCAAACCGTTTATATAACACTTTTTCTAGTGGAATAGGTGCAGTAAGAGACGGCGGAGATCTTAAAAATATAGGGCTAAAAGCAAAAAAGTTATCCTCATCATTTAATAGTTCTCCTTATGTTATTGCCTGTGGTGAAGGGTTAAGGCGCAGCGGTTGTTATGGCTCTTTTTTGGGTAGTGGTTTATCAGAAGAATTAGATGACGAAAAATTTCATCTAGACAAAAAATTAAAAGCAATGAAAAAAAGTGGTATAGATCAATTAAAAATTATTCTAAGTGGAGTCGTTAGCTTCAAAGAATATGGCAAAGTTGGAAAAAAACAATTTAATAAAACAGAGCTAACTAAGATAATAAATTCAGCAAATACGTTTGATCTGCCTGTCATGGCTCATGTTAACTCAAAAGAACATATAAATACTGCATTATCAGTTGGAGTCCATACTATAGAACATGGATACTTCATCTGTGAAAAACTCTTAGATAAAATGGCTGAAAACAAAGTTTATTGGGTACCTACTGTTGTCCCTGTCGCAAACCAGCTAATCAAAAGAAAAGATAATTATACAAAGGAGCAAAGAGATATAATAACTAAAACCTATAAGAACCAATTAAAAATGTTAAAAAAAGCAGTAGAGCTTGGGGTAAAGGTTGGAGTTGGCACTGATGCAGGAGCTGTTGGCGTTGAACACGGCAAAGATTATTTCGGGGAAATTATGCTGTACAAAGAAGCTGGACTTGATAATATGACAATTTTGAAGGCCGCCTGCAAGTGGAACCGTGAAATACTTAATATAAACTATGACAAAAATATTGGGTTCATTGGAGTAAAAGAAAATCCGTTAGAGAACCTGGAAGTATTGAGAAATCCTGAAATTATTATAAAGTAATTATTTTCTATCCACCTTTCATATGAATATTCATATGAAAATGTTTTGTTGTTGACTGCAAGACACTATGTTTTATGTGAATAGACTTTTTGCAGTAGAATCAATTCTGTTTTAACCATATAGTCATGTTTTTATAAAAAAGAAGGGAGTAGGTAGTAATGGATTTTTGGGAGCAAATCAAAAAAAGTGGAGAGATTATGAGTATATTCGAAGAGGGGGGAGTATACAGGCAAAAATTAATTAAAACTAGAAAAATCACTGTGGATGAAAGAGTAAGATTTCAATGTTCTCATCTTGGGTGTGGCTCCTATGGCAAACCAATGTGTCCTCCAAACCTACCCTCAATCGATGAGTTTAAGCGGTTTTTGGCAGGCTATAGTTTTGGCATAATTGTACAGTTAGCCAAAGATATCCCTGATACAACACCAGCTGATGAAGCTAAAGAGATTTATAATGATTTAGCAGTTGACCTACACAGGCTTATCCTAAAAGGGGAAAGAAAAGCCTTTTCTGAAGGGTTCCCTTTTGCAGGTGGCTTCATCGGGGGAGCTTGCAAACTCTGCAAAGCATGCAAAACCCCCTGTATTAACAAAGATGATGCCAGGCCATCTATGGAAGGAATGGGTATAGATGTACTTGAAACATGTCGTCAGTTTGGCCTTGATGTGACTTTTGACAAAAGCCGAATTATTTGGACAGGGCTACTACTTTTAGATTAAAGTTTTTTGTAAATCTAACTATGTTGGTAATCATAAAGATAAGATTCTTTTGGACTAATGTACAAACTCCCATCAGAATCTAAACTAGCATAAAAAATCTCTCTTGGAGAGCTGTAGCCCTTTTTTTGCAACTCACTTTGGAGCCATTTTTCTGTTAGGTTAAACTTATCAAGATGTTCATATTCTATTTTGCCATCCATTATGATGGGCACCGGCAGTGCATCCCGAGGAGGCGTTATATTCATATCTTCTTTGGTGACTGTTCTTTTATCTGCTTTTTTTATCACACTTAACTGACCTGAGGGTTCTAATACTGCATACTCTACTTCACTAATGTTTTGAACATTTTTCTGTCTTAACTGGGATGTTAAGTCATTCAAATTAATTCTCACTGACTTTAATTCATATTCTTTTATTCTCCCTCTATCAATAAGTATAGTTGGCTTTCCCTCAACGATAGCTCTTATTTTTCTGTTTTTAATCGTTATTCTAGAGACCAAGATTTCAAGGGCAAAGAGTGTTACAAGAGGGATAGCTCCTACGTATATAGGCATTGTGTCATCTTCAATAGTCAATACAGAAACTTCTGCCATCATAATGGCTACAACAAGATCAAAAGATGATAACTGGGCAACTTCTCTTTTCCCCATAATCCTTAAGAGGGTAAATATAATAATATATACTATAACAGTCCTATAAAGCATGGTTAAAGCCATAAAAAAACTCCCTCCAAATACTTTTCACTAAAAGTATTCCTTGTTTGGAGAGAGTTATACAGATCATAATACATCGTTCTTTAAGACACCTATGTTCTGAATTTTTACCTCAACTTGGTCCCCCCTGCTAAGGGGACCAACCCCAGGTGGAGTACCAGTTATTATTACATCACCTGGCTCAAGGGTCATAATGCTTGAAATAAAACTCACAAGCTCATAAACATTAAAAACCATTTCCGAAGTATTAGAGTTTTGTTTCTCTTCACCATTAACGTAGGTTTGTACCTGCAAATTAGCCGGGTCAACTTCTGTCTCAATACATGGTCCAACGGGTAAAAATGTATCAAAACTTTTTGCCCTAGACCATTGACCATCTTTTTTTTGTAAATCTCTAGCAGTTATATCATTAGCACATGTATAACCAAAAATATATTTCGACGCCTCATCTACATCACAGCCTTTTACCTGGCTTCCAATTATTATTGCAAGCTCTCCCTCAAAATCCACTCTCTTAGAGCCCTCCGGGTATATAATAGAGGATCCCGGATCAATAACAGTAGTAGAAGGCTTCAAAAATAACATTGGTTCATCAGGCAGGCTAAGCCCAAATTCCTTGGCATGGTCTCTATAGTTAAGACCTACTCCTACAATCTTACCCGGGTGAACAGGAGACAGAAGGTTAACTTCTTCTAAAGCTAGTGTATTACCTGTCCTGGCAAAACTATCAAAGTAGCTTCCTTCTAATTCGTGTATCATCCCCGATTTATCATCTAACGTACCGTAATTTATATTATCCTTTATATTATTACAATATCTTATTAATTTCATTGTACTGGCCCCTTAAACATTTTTATCTCTTAATCCTTTAAAAAGCATGCTTTAGCATCTATTATCTGGGGTATATCTTTTATCTCATCTAAAGTTTCTTTGTCAATCCGTGAGTCAACCTGCATTACCATTAGAGCATCTCCGCCTACGGACTGTCTTCCTACCTGCATTCCTGCTATATTAATACTATTTGCACCAAGTATTTTACTAACAGCTGCTATCATACCAGGTGTATCAATGTAGTCAATAAGTAGAAGATGCTTAGAAGGCAGAACATCTACCTTGTATTCACCAATCCTTACAAACCTTGGGTCGTGCTTTCCAAATAATGTGCCTGATATTACCCTTTCACCTTCATCAGTTTTTACTCTAGCCTGAATTAAGTTTTGGAAATCTTTTTTCTTACTAGATTTTTTCTCAACAACATTAACACCACGTTCTTCAGCTATAATAGGCGCATTTACATAGTTAATCTGATCCTTGACTATTTCACTAAAAATTCCTTTTAAGAAAGTATTAGTTAAAGGCCTTAAAGGATAAGTGGTGATATCACCATAATATTCCATTTGTATTTCCTGAATCTTACCACCAAAATATTGAGCAAAGAAACTTCCCATGTTTCTAGCCAGTGGAATATACGGTTTGACATCTGTAGCTACATTTTCTGGCACTGAAGGAACGTTAACAGCAGTATTAACAGGTTCTCCTTTTAGGGCTTGAATCACCTGTTCTACGATGTCTTCTGCAACCATAGCCTGAGCTTCCCTTGTTGAAGCTCCAAGATGTGGCGTGGCCACTACATTGTCTAACTCTACAAGTCTGTAATCAGTTATCGGTTCTTCATCAAACACATCTAGAGCTGCTCCTGCAAGTTTTCCTTCCTTCAGAGCATTATATAATGCATCTTCATCAATAAG
The Natranaerofaba carboxydovora genome window above contains:
- a CDS encoding fumarylacetoacetate hydrolase family protein, producing MKLIRYCNNIKDNINYGTLDDKSGMIHELEGSYFDSFARTGNTLALEEVNLLSPVHPGKIVGVGLNYRDHAKEFGLSLPDEPMLFLKPSTTVIDPGSSIIYPEGSKRVDFEGELAIIIGSQVKGCDVDEASKYIFGYTCANDITARDLQKKDGQWSRAKSFDTFLPVGPCIETEVDPANLQVQTYVNGEEKQNSNTSEMVFNVYELVSFISSIMTLEPGDVIITGTPPGVGPLSRGDQVEVKIQNIGVLKNDVL
- a CDS encoding bifunctional metallophosphatase/5'-nucleotidase, with the translated sequence MKSTAVVLALIVSLLFGLSLEQPSYAKEDYTFSILYTGDEHSALIPHSPAVNYDPDIDDFTRGGFARLKTLISEFREERENEDEPVLLVSSGDFHSGNLYSWLAFSDMAPELDLMQKMGYDIVTLGNHEYDFGAEFISEYLKNAGYPEKKDETKLLATNSYIPSDHSLSERGIKKNYLKELPNGLKVGFIGLLGDDGQYFILDSEPVEFTPVNDAARDNIDKLKKEGADVIVAVNHSGREYNNRLAEEVDGIDIIIGGHTHIPMHQPDKVNDTYIFEPGSHGEFLGKLMLGYNKENDEVTIRNEEYEVSHLTRVNHEVEEDEEIKNEVNRYTEKLNEMIEEITDGRFTDILEHVARSENIIRSRPRDRETPMGNLITDAMRFSVKDMTGEDVDFAFQANGQIRGDVIPGDTGEAKNKVSIYDMARLAGLGKTPERNPGYPMVLIHLTGKEIHTLLELTPFLNEYMGEALFMQTSGLRYSYDPDRAVLFYIPFLDIPVPTFRAVQTAEKYTGSGPQIGGYNKDAYEQIKRDDSRLYSVAADTYVMQFLPELGERLSHLSIEPKNARGEKIQNIEDAKVMSGDKAYTVWEGLLDYSRARGDISEYDTTTERISTASSFNLMILIWAVAGAIIGIIVGLGVYVKRKFSK
- a CDS encoding FtsK/SpoIIIE domain-containing protein; the protein is MLNVVLGYKGEKPIIKDLTKDKILTVCGVAGSGKTTYLLELISQLMIENTPEELQIIGSAFKNNLDFMRLEKAEHLDKIFYQDLGLIDYLKEKKEERKAIKEQKEYEDLPWIVVLIDDLVVSKVNEEVREELDELLPDLSNYKMIPVLTAQRPTPAYITDKLFDEATTFVLTKLSKGDLTRFSIDANDVKELYTLERLVITDKSRYIEVENPVVEV
- a CDS encoding amidohydrolase family protein, with translation MKIINAGFYIDLYKEKLIENAEILIDKSSYKVLTNNTQNNTNTNCYEAINLSKLYVLPALIDSHVHFALNGLHFENSISLWDHPDELEKALSNRLYNTFSSGIGAVRDGGDLKNIGLKAKKLSSSFNSSPYVIACGEGLRRSGCYGSFLGSGLSEELDDEKFHLDKKLKAMKKSGIDQLKIILSGVVSFKEYGKVGKKQFNKTELTKIINSANTFDLPVMAHVNSKEHINTALSVGVHTIEHGYFICEKLLDKMAENKVYWVPTVVPVANQLIKRKDNYTKEQRDIITKTYKNQLKMLKKAVELGVKVGVGTDAGAVGVEHGKDYFGEIMLYKEAGLDNMTILKAACKWNREILNINYDKNIGFIGVKENPLENLEVLRNPEIIIK
- a CDS encoding DUF421 domain-containing protein; this translates as MALTMLYRTVIVYIIIFTLLRIMGKREVAQLSSFDLVVAIMMAEVSVLTIEDDTMPIYVGAIPLVTLFALEILVSRITIKNRKIRAIVEGKPTILIDRGRIKEYELKSVRINLNDLTSQLRQKNVQNISEVEYAVLEPSGQLSVIKKADKRTVTKEDMNITPPRDALPVPIIMDGKIEYEHLDKFNLTEKWLQSELQKKGYSSPREIFYASLDSDGSLYISPKESYLYDYQHS
- the serA gene encoding phosphoglycerate dehydrogenase; the encoded protein is MTYKILVSDSLNEEGLKKFTDEYQVDYKTNLSQEELVEVIGEYEALLVRSGTQVTEEVLKAGKNLKVVGRAGVGTDNIAVDAATKEGILVLNAPGGNTIAAAEHAIAMMFATARKIPQANMRLKDGKWEKKPFMGVELYQKKLGILGLGRIGSEVAKRAKGLEMDVIAYDPYITEMKTSKLQIDIRELEEVLEQADFISLHLPKTEETANLINKDSIETMKDGAFIINCARGGLIDEDALYNALKEGKLAGAALDVFDEEPITDYRLVELDNVVATPHLGASTREAQAMVAEDIVEQVIQALKGEPVNTAVNVPSVPENVATDVKPYIPLARNMGSFFAQYFGGKIQEIQMEYYGDITTYPLRPLTNTFLKGIFSEIVKDQINYVNAPIIAEERGVNVVEKKSSKKKDFQNLIQARVKTDEGERVISGTLFGKHDPRFVRIGEYKVDVLPSKHLLLIDYIDTPGMIAAVSKILGANSINIAGMQVGRQSVGGDALMVMQVDSRIDKETLDEIKDIPQIIDAKACFLKD
- a CDS encoding DUF2284 domain-containing protein, whose translation is MDFWEQIKKSGEIMSIFEEGGVYRQKLIKTRKITVDERVRFQCSHLGCGSYGKPMCPPNLPSIDEFKRFLAGYSFGIIVQLAKDIPDTTPADEAKEIYNDLAVDLHRLILKGERKAFSEGFPFAGGFIGGACKLCKACKTPCINKDDARPSMEGMGIDVLETCRQFGLDVTFDKSRIIWTGLLLLD
- a CDS encoding HD-GYP domain-containing protein, coding for MRLVNIEEIEEGMMLAKPVYSEKGTILLQEGATLKQQYIPKIEELGYSNVYIQDETLKDLEVNDIVNEELRRESVNNIKETFSEVEKKTTISPNDTKYIKVTTSNLIEEIIKNKDLMVNMVDLKMYNNYTFQHSVNVAIISVIVGISMELDQMQLYKLGLGALLHDIGKTAVPNSILEKEGDLTEEEYEKVKQHSRKGYEILRENNELSSTSTTVALHHHERCNGEGYPEGKTHDGIHLFSRITAVADVFDALISDRPYRKSYSPSEAMEYILGGAGSLFDRQVVGHFFRKVATYPVGTKVKLSDGRIAFVIKNFEKFSLRPKIRVIEENGEEVEPYDIDLREEEYNTITITDSML